The genomic stretch TaaaatacttttattaaatataaaataatgaaaaatataattataccattaaaaaatataatttttatatatcaATTATTATGCTATATATATTTCTAATAATATTTATATCAAAAATTAAACtaaagttaaaatataaattaaggaGGCGGTTTCCACCCCCAATCAATCTTCAGTTAAGAACTTATACTTACTAGCGAGTACCCCTAACcttaggggtgttcataaaatcGCTCACATTGCACAAACCGCCCACACCACATTGCACTGTAATTTACGGTTTAAAATCATTCACAGTGAACCACGTGGTGCAGTGCGGTTTACGATTTTCAATTCTATAAATGTGGTTCAAACCACACAGCATCGCatcattatatatttatttttttatttttttatttttaatacattttttctttgttattaatttgttatacttttattgttttgctaaaaatttattagtttgttgtacatttaattattttgttaaacactctatagttataagatttattatgaatatttattaattataatatttaattattaaattattttgtgataagGATAAACCGTCCATCGCACTGCACCACACTGCATTTTTACGGTGCAATTTATGCAGTTTGATGTCTATATAGTGTGAGTTGCGATTTGAAAAATTGTTCAAACCGTATATGCAATGCGgtctaaaaaattagagaaaaaccgcaccACCCGCACCACGAAGACCTCTACCTAACCTTCAAATTGAATTGAGTGTGAGAGTTATAGCTTGATATCTGCAAAGGATCACAACACAGCAAGGTAGCAAGAAAACAATGACAAAATAAAAGAGCAAGCTTGTAAAACAATACACTCAAGCTCAGAAGCTTACAAGCCAATAACCAGGCCGAAACCCCAAAGCCTCACAGTCACTCTTGTTTTCACTCTCCACAAGAACAGAGAAACCAAAAACCAGACTTTAGTACAATCAACTCTTGATCAAACTAAGTCCTAAGCTATGCCTTTTATACACTAAGGCTTACAACAGAAATATTATTAAACAACCTTAACTAACTATATCTTAAGTGGACATGACTTATTACAAGAATACCAACCACTTTCCAATTAAAGAAATGTAAGTCACAATCCAACATTGAAAACCTTGGTTGCAGCAGCATCTATGGTATTAATTCAAAATGTTCAAATTTAATATGGGACCTTAATACAAGAACTTATATTTTGAGGAATTTGATGGAATTATGACCAATATTTGggtgaaaatgacattttttagaACTATTTTTCGATGTACATTTTGTAAGTAGTCATTTTAATTTGGACCAGTTATTAATTAAATAGCTCTACTATAGCAAACAATAACTATGAGTCGATCTTATTTAAAATGATTGCTGCTAAAAGAGTCATCCTGCAAAATTGGtcctatatatataattatttttgttcACTTTGCATATGCTTACATTATTTATTATTACTTATCAATTCATCTTTGGAAAATGACTCACTTTTAAACATGGCTTCTcgaattattaatttttttaatcggAATCAAATTATTAAATTGGTTATCATCACCAACTTTATGATAAAAGGGTCACTTATTGTTTTCTATGCGTGTGTATATATATCTATGtataaaaaaacaattaaaaaagtGAGTCGTGCACTTATTAAATATTCcttagtctatatatatatatatatatatatatatattcgttgCTCCAATATTAATGGCTCAAACAAGCCAAAATGATTTTAGTTAAGACCATATGATATTCCACGTACACGTCAAAGACTTTCTCCAATATGGAAATTTTGTACCAAATTTAGCACAATAAAATGAGTTAATAATATATTTTGCTCAATAATTATAATTGTGATCCAATGCATTAAGATGtaaattaacacaaaaaaatcaataattcatttaatatttattaagaatatacaaaaattaattttttattatttttattaatccAAATTGTGTATTCCAAAAAATTTGtcattaaaagaaataaaaaaaaattaatgcatCGTTGGTCATTAATTGTCAACtactaaattataataattagtggtaatatggtaaataaaaaaatagcatGTATTGATTTGTCAAATttgatttatattatattttgtgCTAAATTAAGTACAACTTTTAACATGTGTCAAATTTAGtacaattttttaaaacacaagttatattttttataaattgtgTTAACTATAGCATTGCAACATTTGTAAGGTGTACACTTCTTTTAATTGAATTGAGCAACAGATGTACATAAATTTAGAATTATATCATGCCCAATAATTATATACACAAATATATGCATACTTAAATGCACTTACAAATTTCTTATTAGATTTACACTATGCAATATATGGCAAAAACTTCCCCTGTCATATATATCTTTGTTCCCCGAAAGATAAAAGGTTTATGCCAAAAGGGTACTAAAATGATCTTTTCTTAATCAATAATAGCTTTACTTTTccaattttttctttcttcctttcccGAGAACCAAACAGAAAACTTAAGGCAACAAGGCAGCTTGAACCAGTGAGGCATAGCTATTGACCAGAGCCAAAGCATTACTAGTAAGATGAGCAACTTTGAGCACATGATTCCGGACAGTGGCCTTGGCATGACCATCCATGCCACGCCCAGAAAAACCATCAACACAAGTGTCATCGTCGGTCAAAGCAGCACTAACCCAAGTCTGAATATCACTGATCTGAACCGCAAAATCATAGCTTCCGAGTTGACCCATTTCGCATACTGACTTTTGCAGCTCGTCCAACGAGTCACCAATCACCTCCACGCAGTCCTGAACAGCTGCAGCTTCAATGGGACTCAAACCCTGTACCCTAGACAACCTGTTGATGATAGCCGACGTCGTTTTTGTGGCTTCAAGGGTCACGTTTAGAGCAGTGGAGGCCAAGAGTTTGGGGTTGGTTTTGATATTCTCTGCAAACACAGAGAGAGACTCGTAACACAATCTGGGATAGATTGTAACGTTGCATGATGTTTTAATGTAGTTAAAGTATGTTTGGTTGGGGAATGTGCTTATGGCTGAGATGGGAGTTGTTTGGTTACATAAATATTGGAGAACAAAAACAGCTACCGCAACATGTGCTAAGCCAGAAATTTTCATCTCTAATAATATAACTTCctcaaaaaaataaaatcttataataatttttaaGAGTTTTGGTTTGGGGGAGTTTTAGAAGAAAGGTTACCAATTTATGGAGAAAAGCTTGTGGTTCTATTAGTTCCCAAAGTATTTTTGGGACCCAAGAAGTGTCAAAAGTTGATATTGATATTTTTAGTTCATGCATGAAATGGCCCTACAAGGTTTTGTTCACATATAATATATGTCACGCTATATAACTTAATATACAAACATAGATAGTACACTTGAGAAGAGTTGAGATATGTATGAATAATATATGGAATATCATGAGTTGTATGAAATTCTTCAATTGCTACATCATTATCATAAATAACATCGATCATGTCATAAAATATCGTGCACGTAATTTATTAATTGCGGGTCTGAAGACACGACTTACAACAAGCATTTAATAAGAaagataaatattattaattactaTATCATAGGATAGGAGTAATCCAAATCCAAATTAATAGATTCTCACAAATGGGAAAGGGAATTTCCATTTGCAGTAGAATATGCTATAATCTTTTTAAATATCATGATATTATAGTTAATTACCAGTGTTATATATACGACAAGTAAGAGatcagaaatatatatatatatatatgtgttagaTAATGATAGTTTTTTAAGGAAGAAAGATTAGTGCTATAATAAGAgaatattattattaggaattaAGTGCATCATCTGTCATATATATCTTGATTAATGAAATCTTCACAGAAATAGCCTTGTTTTATTTTGATATATTGAACCTCA from Humulus lupulus chromosome 5, drHumLupu1.1, whole genome shotgun sequence encodes the following:
- the LOC133834002 gene encoding 21 kDa protein-like, encoding MKISGLAHVAVAVFVLQYLCNQTTPISAISTFPNQTYFNYIKTSCNVTIYPRLCYESLSVFAENIKTNPKLLASTALNVTLEATKTTSAIINRLSRVQGLSPIEAAAVQDCVEVIGDSLDELQKSVCEMGQLGSYDFAVQISDIQTWVSAALTDDDTCVDGFSGRGMDGHAKATVRNHVLKVAHLTSNALALVNSYASLVQAALLP